The following are from one region of the Juglans regia cultivar Chandler chromosome 10, Walnut 2.0, whole genome shotgun sequence genome:
- the LOC108999116 gene encoding putative pectinesterase 63 produces MALKLTNLATQLLFLATLLVPTALCHANQTVASDPESNLDAWIALNMKEYEDASKHTLFNNALIASLSKAPMKIIKVRKDGAGDFKTVTDAVESIPSGNTDRVIIYIAGGNYKEKVVVDRSKPFVTFYGKPGNMPTITYDGTAKKYGTWESATVAIESDNFMAVNIIFVNSSPKPDPRKSDGQAVALRISGDMAAFYSCKFIGFQDTLCDDRGRHLFQSCYIEGSVDFIFGNGKSLYRDTTIKSVAENLGVIAAQDMNGQSGDSGFVFVHCKIQGTGDMYLGRAWKETSRVVFAYTYMGSNINSGGWMKSQHQKNVFYGEYQCSGPGSSASNRKFGKTLSDDQVKPFLSTTFIGGSQWLVPIPKIG; encoded by the exons ATGGCTTTGAAACTAACAAATTTGGCAACTCAGCTGTTGTTTCTAGCCACATTGCTCGTCCCAACAGCTTTATGCCATGCCAACCAGACTGTGGCATCGGATCCAGAATCAAACCTAGACGCATGGATTGCGCTAAACATGAAAGAGTACGAGGATGCTTCAAAGCACACCCTTTTCAACAACGCCCTAATCGCATCCCTTAGCAAAGCTCCAATGAAGATCATCAAGGTCAGAAAAGATGGTGCTGGAGATTTCAAGACGGTGACCGACGCCGTTGAGAGCATTCCGTCAGGAAATACAGACcgagtgattatatatattgctggcggtaattacaaagaaaaggtaGTCGTCGATAGGTCGAAGCCCTTCGTGACGTTCTATGGGAAACCGGGCAATATGCCTACCATAACGTATGACGGTACAGCAAAGAAATACGGAACCTGGGAAAGCGCCACTGTGGCCATTGAGTCTGACAACTTCATGGCAGTCAATATTATCTTTGTG AATTCATCTCCAAAGCCAGATCCCAGAAAATCCGATGGACAGGCAGTGGCATTGAGGATATCAGGGGACATGGCAGCATTCTACAGTTGCAAGTTCATAGGATTCCAAGACACCTTGTGTGATGACCGGGGTAGGCATTTGTTTCAGAGCTGCTACATCGAAGGGAGTGTTGATTTCATATTTGGAAATGGAAAATCCCTCTACAGG GACACCACCATAAAATCGGTTGCAGAGAATTTGGGTGTGATCGCAGCACAAGATATGAATGGCCAATCAGGGGACAGCGGGTTTGTATTCGTCCATTGCAAGATACAGGGGACTGGCGATATGTACCTTGGTCGAGCATGGAAGGAGACATCTCGGGTTGTGTTTGCCTATACATACATGGGCAGTAACATCAATAGTGGCGGTTGGATGAAGTCTCAGCACCAAAA GAATGTGTTTTATGGAGAGTACCAATGCTCGGGCCCAGGGTCAAGTGCCTCCAACCGCAAATTTGGAAAGACTCTTTCTGACGATCAAGTAAAGCCCTTCTTGAGCACCACTTTCATCGGAGGAAGTCAATGGCTTGTCCCAATTCCAAAGATTGGTTAA